Proteins from a genomic interval of Desulfovibrio litoralis DSM 11393:
- a CDS encoding MurR/RpiR family transcriptional regulator produces MIKNIQSSLLLQRISQQHSFTAGEKKLVDFFEQSYSDLAFSNIEEISLKANVGKSTVTRFVRKLGYSNFADFLKNVRADARLALNSPLGYAIAKEKQADQPAHNIYNHMEQVGRNVRQAIKDNQIEQLNLAAQILGNKKTHLYIVGCATSYALAYTAFLLLRYIRSNVTLLDGDISTLPHRLAGIEKNSALFAISFYRFSSVTQKAVSLFHKTNKPVVLLTDKFSNTELSMSSAHIIAPSEGEHTVFSSRAAGMALIEGMIASIAPASDKHMQSRLEDIENLFDLFGSF; encoded by the coding sequence ATGATAAAAAACATACAATCCAGTCTGTTATTGCAGAGAATATCACAACAACACAGTTTTACCGCCGGTGAAAAAAAACTGGTAGATTTTTTTGAACAAAGCTATTCTGATCTTGCTTTTTCTAATATAGAAGAAATAAGCTTAAAGGCGAATGTTGGAAAATCAACTGTTACAAGATTTGTGCGTAAGCTTGGCTATTCAAATTTTGCTGATTTTCTGAAAAATGTGCGAGCCGATGCACGTTTGGCTTTAAACTCTCCGCTTGGTTACGCTATTGCTAAAGAGAAGCAAGCCGATCAACCCGCTCATAATATTTATAATCATATGGAACAGGTGGGGCGTAATGTTAGACAGGCAATTAAAGATAACCAAATCGAACAGCTAAACCTTGCCGCTCAAATTCTTGGGAATAAAAAAACTCATCTTTATATCGTGGGTTGTGCGACTTCTTATGCCTTGGCATATACGGCGTTTTTGTTGTTGCGTTATATCAGGAGCAACGTTACCCTTTTAGACGGTGATATTAGCACCTTGCCACACCGCTTGGCAGGTATTGAAAAAAATTCGGCACTCTTTGCGATTTCTTTTTATCGCTTTTCTTCCGTAACACAAAAAGCGGTCTCGCTTTTTCATAAAACTAACAAACCCGTTGTGTTATTGACTGATAAGTTTAGCAACACAGAGCTATCTATGTCTTCGGCTCATATAATAGCACCCTCGGAAGGCGAACACACGGTTTTTTCAAGTAGGGCAGCCGGCATGGCGTTAATTGAGGGTATGATCGCCTCTATTGCTCCGGCGAGTGATAAACATATGCAAAGCAGACTTGAAGATATTGAAAACTTGTTTGATTTATTTGGTTCATTTTAG
- a CDS encoding tripartite tricarboxylate transporter substrate binding protein, producing MKKILGTLLLAGLCFASTALAYPDKDVKVIVPFAPGGGVDVTVRFLGEVAPKYLNGKKLIVENMPGGGAVIGQTAGAKAKPDGYTVLAYTSSVVSNPLQKQTSYTHEDFTPVNMYCFDPEVLVVPAASPFKTLKEFIDASAKQEITMATPGHSTSHHLAAILLEKKFGSKFGYIHSDSASKQVTQLLGGHVESAMMAYGEVTSYVKDGSVRILGLMSDAQFIGAENIPRFSSVGFDLEWGAFRGLAVPKKTPAATVTILSDAFEKMAKDPVFVERMKESGFPIQVYNSKEFSTYLEEVAKVYKELLTTK from the coding sequence ATGAAAAAGATTCTCGGAACTCTTTTACTTGCAGGACTATGCTTTGCCAGCACTGCTCTCGCTTACCCCGACAAAGATGTTAAGGTCATCGTACCTTTTGCACCGGGTGGCGGCGTAGACGTTACCGTAAGATTTTTGGGAGAGGTCGCCCCTAAATACCTTAACGGGAAAAAACTTATCGTAGAAAATATGCCCGGTGGCGGTGCGGTTATCGGACAAACAGCCGGAGCTAAAGCCAAACCTGACGGCTATACCGTTCTCGCTTACACTTCTTCTGTTGTTTCAAACCCGCTTCAAAAACAAACCAGCTATACACACGAAGATTTTACTCCTGTAAACATGTATTGCTTTGACCCTGAAGTTTTGGTTGTTCCCGCTGCTTCCCCTTTCAAAACTCTTAAAGAGTTTATTGACGCTTCCGCCAAACAAGAAATCACTATGGCAACTCCGGGACATTCAACTTCTCACCATCTAGCAGCCATTTTGCTTGAAAAGAAATTTGGCAGCAAGTTTGGTTATATCCACAGCGACTCAGCCTCTAAACAAGTTACCCAACTTTTGGGCGGTCATGTCGAAAGTGCGATGATGGCTTATGGCGAAGTAACCAGTTATGTAAAAGACGGTTCAGTAAGAATTCTTGGTCTTATGAGCGATGCTCAATTTATTGGGGCTGAAAATATCCCTCGTTTTTCAAGTGTTGGTTTTGACCTTGAGTGGGGTGCTTTCCGTGGCTTGGCTGTTCCTAAAAAGACTCCTGCGGCTACTGTAACAATTCTTTCCGACGCCTTTGAAAAAATGGCAAAAGACCCTGTTTTTGTTGAAAGAATGAAAGAATCAGGCTTCCCTATTCAAGTATATAACAGCAAAGAATTCTCAACGTATCTTGAAGAAGTCGCTAAAGTATACAAAGAACTCTTAACAACAAAATAA
- a CDS encoding tripartite tricarboxylate transporter TctB family protein, which yields MINWKYDLLLAVSLFAIGLAFYITGSAYPATPFLFPSYLTVSLCILSVILGISAIRRSKEDVSSSKIEWHKYKAPAFVVALMAAYIGVMDYIGFLASGCLLLATFYIGMGFKNKILGIILAIVITAIVYAIFHIALEVSLPIGSLWETE from the coding sequence ATGATAAACTGGAAATACGACCTGCTTTTAGCCGTATCTCTTTTCGCCATTGGACTCGCTTTTTATATAACAGGCAGTGCATACCCCGCAACCCCGTTCTTGTTTCCTTCTTACCTCACAGTTTCTTTGTGTATTTTATCGGTAATTCTTGGAATTTCAGCCATACGCCGAAGCAAAGAAGACGTAAGCTCAAGCAAAATTGAATGGCACAAATATAAAGCCCCGGCTTTTGTCGTTGCCCTTATGGCCGCCTATATTGGCGTAATGGACTATATTGGCTTTCTTGCCAGTGGCTGTTTATTATTGGCAACTTTTTATATCGGAATGGGATTTAAAAATAAGATCCTTGGAATAATCTTAGCGATTGTAATTACTGCAATTGTATACGCTATATTTCATATTGCCTTGGAAGTGTCCCTGCCTATCGGCAGTCTTTGGGAAACAGAATAA
- a CDS encoding tripartite tricarboxylate transporter permease — MEQIFLALGSIFSPDVLLVLSLGVLLGLIVGAIPGLNDTITLAVLVPVTFSMNPLYAFALLVGVYCAACYGGSIPAILLKIPGTASSVVTTIDGYAMANKGEAGLALGISTISSVAGGVISAIVLVFFAPTLAKYALHFGPPEYFALAVLGLSTVAGMSGKHLLKNLIVCVIGLLISTIGMSPQTGFPRFTMDFLLLYDGIPLVPMLIGLFGISSVLHMVERMSAEATEAKHVLPITIGKTLPSLKMLLALTPTILLGSAIGTIIGIIPGAGMLMAIYLAYDLTRIRYSKLEFGKGEPHGVAAPESANNAVVAGSMVPLLALGIPGNSTSALFLGALMIQGLRPGPALFTEHPDVAYFIVVAFLIANLLMLPMGLAFGRIIAKIIFKISHVLLSGTIILLCITGAYAVGLDPSYIWVAVIFGALGYIMDKTHLPQAPLVLAMVLGPVMEIGFEQSLVKSKGSMMIFFQSSISLAMLGIAALFMLAPLYTPIIAKMRNKLDK, encoded by the coding sequence ATGGAACAAATTTTTTTGGCTCTTGGCTCTATATTTTCTCCCGACGTACTCTTAGTTCTTTCTCTCGGTGTCTTATTAGGACTGATTGTAGGAGCTATCCCGGGATTAAACGATACCATCACTCTTGCCGTTCTTGTCCCCGTTACTTTTAGCATGAACCCTCTTTATGCCTTTGCTCTTTTAGTCGGAGTATATTGCGCCGCCTGTTACGGAGGTTCGATTCCGGCTATTCTTTTAAAAATTCCCGGAACTGCCTCATCGGTAGTTACAACAATTGACGGTTACGCCATGGCAAATAAAGGCGAGGCCGGTCTTGCCCTTGGAATTTCGACAATAAGCTCTGTTGCCGGCGGTGTAATCAGTGCTATTGTTTTGGTCTTTTTTGCTCCGACTTTGGCAAAATACGCCTTGCATTTTGGACCTCCGGAATATTTCGCCTTAGCTGTTTTAGGTCTTTCTACTGTTGCCGGTATGTCGGGAAAACACCTTTTAAAAAACCTGATTGTTTGTGTTATCGGGCTTTTGATTTCAACAATAGGAATGAGTCCTCAAACCGGCTTCCCCCGTTTTACCATGGATTTTCTGTTGCTTTATGACGGAATACCTTTAGTTCCGATGTTAATAGGACTTTTCGGGATCTCTTCCGTACTACACATGGTCGAAAGAATGAGTGCTGAGGCAACGGAAGCCAAGCATGTATTACCTATCACTATTGGAAAAACCCTACCTAGTTTAAAAATGTTATTGGCTTTAACCCCGACTATTCTGCTCGGAAGTGCTATCGGTACAATTATCGGAATTATTCCCGGAGCAGGAATGCTGATGGCGATATATCTCGCTTATGACCTTACCAGAATACGTTATTCAAAACTTGAATTTGGAAAAGGCGAACCTCACGGGGTTGCTGCTCCCGAGTCTGCCAATAACGCCGTGGTTGCGGGTTCTATGGTTCCGCTTTTGGCTCTTGGTATTCCCGGAAACTCGACCTCTGCTTTATTCCTCGGGGCGTTAATGATTCAAGGTCTTAGACCCGGCCCTGCTCTATTTACCGAACACCCTGACGTTGCTTATTTTATAGTTGTGGCTTTTCTTATCGCCAACTTGCTTATGCTCCCTATGGGTCTGGCGTTTGGGCGTATAATTGCCAAAATTATCTTTAAAATATCTCATGTTTTGTTAAGCGGAACAATTATCCTTCTTTGTATCACCGGAGCATACGCCGTTGGTCTTGACCCTTCTTATATTTGGGTTGCCGTTATCTTTGGTGCTTTGGGATATATTATGGATAAAACCCATCTACCTCAAGCTCCGCTTGTTTTAGCAATGGTACTCGGACCTGTTATGGAAATCGGCTTTGAACAAAGCCTTGTCAAATCTAAGGGCAGTATGATGATCTTTTTCCAAAGTTCCATCAGTCTTGCCATGCTCGGCATAGCCGCTCTGTTTATGTTAGCCCCGCTTTATACACCGATTATAGCAAAAATGCGTAACAAATTGGACAAGTAA
- a CDS encoding MmgE/PrpD family protein translates to METQHSAAVSLAEWVCNLKLDDVSEQVEEKTRSCILDWLGSAYSGSIHPTAQLYINLAKDMGGLGKEAIIGKEETCSLPMSIFVNGAFGHISETDDGHRASIMHPGSVVVPVALGLAHLAKNPGKALMEGVIAGYEVAIRVGEALGPGHYAKWHTTATAGVFGAAATAAKMLELSKEQVVSALGIAGTQAAGLWQFLDDGCLNAKPFHPAKACFDGYMSAIAAKNGLSGAWRIFEGKKGLLSALASPPLPEYLTAKLGEGFKIMEANFKAYPTCGQTHSMIDALDRLCLEHQLTPKSVKSISARVYERAMQVAGNLDPKSLEEAKFSIPFCMAYRLVHGAIPFSGLDEHSVSDAEVRAVMKKISIVVDPEMSAGFPAARPCVVEITCNDERLLSCRNLYRKGDPESPMSFEQVAAKFRDLTQVVLSPPVAEKIIQVSRTLPFITKKDLDALYSLTKLTC, encoded by the coding sequence ATGGAAACTCAACACAGTGCCGCCGTTTCTTTGGCTGAATGGGTCTGTAATCTTAAGCTTGACGATGTTTCCGAACAAGTAGAGGAAAAAACTCGCTCATGTATTTTAGATTGGCTTGGTTCGGCTTATTCAGGAAGCATTCACCCAACGGCACAGCTTTATATAAACTTGGCAAAAGATATGGGCGGATTGGGAAAAGAAGCCATTATCGGAAAAGAAGAAACCTGTTCTTTGCCTATGAGTATCTTTGTCAATGGAGCTTTTGGTCATATCAGCGAAACAGACGACGGCCACAGAGCCTCAATTATGCACCCCGGTTCCGTGGTTGTTCCTGTTGCTCTTGGCTTGGCTCATTTGGCTAAAAACCCAGGAAAAGCGTTAATGGAAGGGGTTATCGCCGGCTATGAAGTGGCTATTCGCGTGGGCGAGGCTCTTGGGCCGGGACATTACGCCAAGTGGCACACCACTGCCACTGCGGGAGTATTCGGAGCCGCAGCCACAGCCGCAAAAATGCTTGAGCTTTCAAAAGAACAAGTGGTTTCGGCTCTTGGGATAGCAGGCACACAAGCCGCCGGTCTTTGGCAATTTTTGGACGATGGTTGTTTAAATGCTAAACCATTTCACCCCGCAAAAGCCTGTTTTGACGGATATATGTCAGCAATAGCCGCAAAAAACGGGCTTAGTGGGGCATGGCGGATTTTTGAAGGTAAAAAAGGTTTACTCTCTGCCCTTGCCTCTCCGCCTCTTCCTGAATACCTTACAGCCAAGCTGGGTGAAGGGTTTAAGATCATGGAAGCCAACTTTAAGGCATATCCGACTTGCGGACAAACCCATTCCATGATCGACGCTTTAGACCGCTTATGCCTTGAGCATCAATTAACCCCAAAATCAGTAAAAAGTATTTCGGCTAGGGTATACGAAAGGGCTATGCAAGTTGCGGGTAACCTTGACCCTAAAAGCTTAGAAGAAGCAAAATTCAGTATTCCTTTTTGTATGGCTTATAGGCTTGTACACGGAGCTATACCTTTTAGCGGGCTTGATGAACATTCTGTGTCTGATGCCGAAGTGCGTGCCGTAATGAAAAAGATTTCCATTGTGGTTGACCCTGAAATGAGTGCCGGTTTCCCTGCTGCTCGTCCTTGTGTTGTGGAAATAACTTGTAACGACGAACGCTTACTTTCATGTCGTAATCTTTATCGTAAGGGAGACCCCGAAAGTCCCATGTCTTTTGAACAAGTAGCCGCCAAGTTTCGAGACTTGACTCAAGTTGTTCTTAGCCCACCTGTTGCGGAAAAAATAATACAAGTCTCTCGAACTTTACCATTTATAACAAAAAAAGATCTCGATGCTCTTTATTCTCTAACCAAGTTAACGTGCTAA
- a CDS encoding class-II fumarase/aspartase family protein, producing the protein MRKNTIHIIDSPYYEHIYGSKEMSQVFDSRRRYQRWLDIESTLAKVQADLGIIPREAAEEINKKAKLELLDEDFIRKQLALTGHSLMPLLKAVQKVCDKGLGEYIHYGPTTQDIQDTSAVLELRDATNIIAKGLIETEKLLLPLAEKYASFPMVGRTHNQHGLPITLGLKFAGWAAEIRRDIERLKDMSKRLFVIMLHGGTGTMAGLGDKSYETVEALAAALKLKMPATGWGSSRDSFAEYQNVLGVICGTVSRISNEIYQLSRTEINELHEPLGTEYVGSSTMAHKRNAEKCAMNVAVCRIVINNASLGMQSMMSEHERDTRAWRIDWHSLAESSVMTARALETLNNIVSGLDINENAIVANLEKLRGLLFSEAVMFYLAEKLGKLTAHEAVHGAAMRAQKEGLHFKEALLQDPKISGHVTADELDHIMEYSRHIGTSVRQVTDVINVAKALSTTDKELSA; encoded by the coding sequence ATGCGTAAAAATACTATTCATATAATTGACTCGCCATATTATGAACATATTTATGGTTCAAAAGAAATGAGTCAGGTTTTCGATAGCCGCAGACGTTATCAACGTTGGCTTGATATTGAATCTACCCTTGCCAAAGTTCAAGCAGATTTGGGAATCATTCCCCGTGAGGCGGCCGAGGAAATAAATAAAAAAGCCAAGCTTGAACTACTTGACGAAGACTTTATCAGAAAACAACTCGCTCTTACAGGGCATTCACTCATGCCTCTTTTAAAGGCTGTGCAAAAGGTTTGCGATAAGGGGCTTGGCGAATATATTCATTACGGACCAACCACTCAAGATATTCAAGATACTAGCGCCGTACTCGAACTTAGAGACGCTACCAACATTATAGCCAAAGGGCTTATTGAAACCGAAAAGTTACTCTTACCTCTAGCAGAAAAATACGCAAGTTTTCCTATGGTCGGACGCACACACAACCAACACGGTTTGCCGATTACCTTGGGGCTTAAATTTGCGGGTTGGGCAGCAGAAATACGCAGAGATATTGAACGCTTAAAAGATATGAGCAAGCGTCTCTTCGTAATTATGTTACACGGCGGAACAGGCACAATGGCAGGACTTGGCGATAAGTCATACGAAACCGTCGAAGCCTTGGCGGCCGCCCTTAAACTCAAGATGCCCGCCACTGGTTGGGGTAGTTCAAGAGATTCCTTTGCCGAATATCAAAACGTACTCGGAGTAATTTGCGGAACGGTCAGCCGTATCAGCAATGAAATTTATCAACTTTCACGCACGGAAATAAACGAGCTTCACGAACCTCTGGGAACGGAATATGTCGGAAGTTCCACAATGGCACATAAGCGTAATGCAGAAAAATGTGCTATGAACGTGGCGGTCTGTCGCATTGTCATCAACAACGCGTCTTTAGGCATGCAAAGCATGATGAGCGAACATGAAAGAGATACCAGAGCTTGGCGTATCGATTGGCACAGTCTTGCCGAATCAAGCGTTATGACCGCCAGAGCTCTTGAAACCTTAAATAATATCGTATCAGGGCTTGATATTAACGAAAACGCCATTGTGGCTAATTTAGAAAAATTGCGTGGTCTACTCTTTTCAGAAGCCGTAATGTTTTATCTTGCCGAAAAACTTGGTAAACTAACAGCTCATGAAGCGGTGCATGGTGCTGCCATGCGTGCTCAAAAAGAAGGGCTACATTTTAAAGAAGCCTTGTTACAAGACCCGAAAATCTCAGGGCATGTTACAGCGGACGAACTAGACCACATTATGGAATATTCAAGACATATCGGAACTTCAGTTCGCCAGGTAACAGATGTTATAAATGTTGCTAAGGCTCTTTCCACAACAGACAAGGAACTGTCGGCATAA
- a CDS encoding class-II fumarase/aspartase family protein — translation MSAHIMDSDFYQNSWSTEEMRTIFNAEARFERWLKIEAALAKAQAKLGIIPEQSAKAISEAADISKIDLEALAAELNQTGHTLVPLIRAMQKNCADQHGEYIHYGVATQDIEDTGLILEMREAYKIIFSECLKMEKLLAVLVKKYRDTVMMGRTHNQHALPTTLGLKLAGVMAEMRRNIERMKEARKRMFVCMCFGGVGTQAGLGEKATEVAKEFAKELGLAVPVTSWTNSRDIIAEYQALLAFICGTISRMGNELYQLSRTEILELHEPLGDNYIGSSTMPHKRNAEVSEFVVALCRIVINNAQLGFQGMMSEHERDARSWRLDWHGIPESSMLTAKALGAINSLLDGLQVYEDNIKANLNILGGQVFAEAVLLKAGAKIGKQTAHKAAMEAAAVSREKGISYKEAVLSSPVLGPCFTPKELDELCDYKKYIGTAGHQVDEVLALSLKLGKTDNEALS, via the coding sequence ATGTCCGCACATATTATGGACTCGGATTTTTATCAAAATTCTTGGAGTACAGAGGAAATGCGTACTATTTTTAACGCCGAAGCTCGCTTTGAGCGTTGGCTTAAAATAGAAGCCGCCTTGGCAAAAGCTCAGGCAAAACTCGGTATTATTCCCGAACAAAGTGCAAAAGCTATCAGCGAAGCCGCTGATATTTCAAAAATAGATTTAGAAGCCCTCGCCGCTGAACTTAATCAAACAGGACACACCCTTGTTCCGTTAATTAGAGCAATGCAAAAAAATTGTGCCGATCAACACGGCGAATATATTCATTATGGCGTTGCTACTCAAGATATTGAAGATACAGGCCTTATTCTTGAAATGCGTGAAGCTTACAAGATTATTTTTTCTGAATGTCTGAAAATGGAAAAATTACTGGCAGTGCTTGTAAAAAAATATCGTGATACCGTAATGATGGGTCGGACGCATAATCAGCACGCTCTACCAACAACACTCGGGCTTAAACTTGCCGGAGTCATGGCAGAAATGCGACGCAATATCGAACGCATGAAAGAAGCCCGTAAACGCATGTTTGTTTGTATGTGTTTTGGCGGTGTGGGAACTCAGGCTGGACTTGGTGAAAAAGCCACGGAGGTTGCAAAGGAATTTGCTAAAGAACTTGGGCTTGCCGTTCCTGTTACCAGTTGGACAAATTCACGAGATATTATAGCTGAATATCAAGCTCTTTTAGCTTTTATCTGTGGAACTATTTCTCGCATGGGTAACGAGCTTTATCAACTTTCTCGTACGGAAATATTGGAATTGCACGAACCTCTCGGTGATAACTATATTGGTTCTTCTACCATGCCACATAAACGCAATGCCGAGGTTTCAGAGTTTGTCGTGGCACTTTGTCGCATAGTCATAAACAATGCACAATTAGGATTTCAAGGCATGATGAGCGAACATGAACGTGATGCCCGTTCTTGGCGACTTGATTGGCACGGAATACCCGAAAGCAGTATGTTAACGGCTAAAGCCTTAGGTGCAATCAACAGCCTTTTAGACGGCTTACAAGTTTACGAAGACAATATAAAAGCCAACTTAAATATACTGGGTGGTCAGGTTTTTGCCGAAGCCGTTCTTCTTAAAGCAGGGGCAAAAATCGGTAAACAAACGGCTCACAAAGCCGCAATGGAAGCCGCCGCAGTTTCAAGAGAAAAAGGTATTAGCTACAAAGAGGCGGTCTTAAGCTCGCCTGTATTGGGTCCATGCTTTACTCCCAAAGAACTTGATGAACTTTGTGATTATAAAAAATATATCGGCACAGCGGGACATCAAGTTGATGAGGTCTTGGCTTTAAGTCTTAAACTTGGAAAAACTGATAATGAAGCATTAAGTTAA
- a CDS encoding serine dehydratase subunit alpha family protein, which translates to MNAETMQQMLNLLQKEVVPALGCTEPITVALAAARAAKEAGGTPESVKVELSGNVLKNGMSVGVPGTGMTGLDIAAAIGAIGGNPDLGLEALRDITPSQVEEAKKMLTDGKIRVELSQYKDPLFVAVSVKSKNHTATAIIQGSHTNLVKVLKDDKVVWEKPEVSTTASAQDKSFLNLKSIYAFATAVPFKDIEFILEGERLNMAIAKEGLSKPYGLQLGRTLQTNISKGLLADDTCNYALMLTAGAIDARMDGAMLPVMSNSGSGDQGLTCTLPIVAFAERLKADREQLARALVMGNLAAIHVKQFIGRLSALCGTTVAAIGACCGIVLLMGGKEQEMARAVNSMIGNVTGIICDGAKNSCALKANSSVGAAIYAAMLAMSGLGVTGKEGIVNDDVEESIRNLGRLTKEGMAETDKVILDIMIKKTGKTA; encoded by the coding sequence ATGAACGCCGAAACCATGCAACAAATGCTTAACTTGTTGCAAAAAGAAGTCGTACCTGCCCTTGGTTGTACCGAACCAATTACCGTTGCCCTTGCCGCAGCCAGAGCCGCAAAAGAAGCAGGTGGAACGCCGGAATCAGTTAAAGTCGAGCTTAGTGGAAACGTACTTAAAAACGGAATGAGCGTCGGAGTTCCCGGAACAGGCATGACAGGTCTTGATATTGCCGCCGCCATTGGTGCAATAGGCGGTAACCCCGACCTTGGACTTGAAGCCTTAAGAGATATTACACCGTCTCAAGTAGAAGAAGCAAAAAAAATGCTCACAGACGGAAAAATAAGAGTAGAACTCAGTCAATATAAAGACCCTCTTTTTGTGGCAGTTAGCGTAAAAAGCAAAAACCACACGGCAACAGCGATTATTCAAGGTTCTCATACTAATTTGGTAAAGGTACTTAAAGACGATAAAGTCGTCTGGGAAAAACCTGAAGTGAGTACAACAGCTTCCGCCCAAGATAAGTCTTTTTTAAATCTTAAAAGTATTTACGCCTTTGCAACAGCAGTTCCTTTTAAAGATATTGAGTTTATCCTTGAAGGAGAACGCCTGAATATGGCGATTGCTAAAGAAGGGTTAAGCAAACCCTATGGTCTGCAACTCGGCAGAACTTTACAAACAAATATCAGTAAAGGACTTTTAGCAGACGATACTTGCAATTATGCTTTAATGCTTACTGCCGGTGCGATTGATGCACGCATGGACGGGGCTATGTTACCTGTTATGAGTAATTCGGGCAGTGGAGATCAGGGTTTAACTTGTACCTTGCCAATAGTTGCTTTCGCCGAGCGTTTAAAAGCCGATCGAGAACAACTCGCCAGAGCCTTGGTTATGGGCAATCTTGCCGCCATACACGTTAAACAATTTATCGGGCGTCTTTCTGCCCTTTGCGGAACGACTGTTGCCGCCATTGGTGCTTGTTGCGGAATTGTTTTACTTATGGGCGGAAAAGAACAAGAAATGGCTCGTGCCGTAAACAGCATGATCGGAAACGTTACAGGCATTATTTGTGATGGTGCCAAAAATAGCTGTGCGTTAAAAGCAAATTCTTCGGTTGGTGCCGCCATTTATGCTGCCATGCTTGCCATGTCGGGGCTTGGTGTTACCGGTAAAGAAGGCATTGTTAATGACGATGTGGAAGAATCTATCCGCAACCTTGGACGTTTAACCAAAGAAGGTATGGCAGAAACCGATAAGGTAATTTTGGATATAATGATTAAAAAAACCGGCAAAACAGCGTAA
- a CDS encoding YiiX/YebB-like N1pC/P60 family cysteine hydrolase, translated as MTQYLRLIFYFFIMILFSLSSACSVKKTLSESDRLKYSQHELALNEVLQNGDWLVVRGTHLSDNLVASLTDMPLSHAGIYDADKKEVIESTGVDGVKAVSLESFINKSTRVMVIRPMFASDPQKARKAVEKAQSLIGKSYDFSGLAGLGSSERYYCTELVIKVYQPFEIKMQNPIPPIIKPGQMYHWGRIVFDSGAL; from the coding sequence ATGACACAATATCTACGCCTTATATTTTACTTTTTTATTATGATACTTTTTTCTTTGTCTTCTGCTTGTTCTGTTAAAAAAACTTTGTCTGAATCTGATAGGTTGAAATATAGTCAACATGAATTGGCTCTTAATGAAGTCTTGCAAAATGGCGACTGGCTTGTTGTAAGAGGAACTCATTTAAGCGATAATCTTGTGGCAAGTCTTACTGATATGCCTTTGTCTCATGCCGGAATTTATGATGCAGACAAGAAAGAAGTGATAGAGTCAACGGGGGTTGATGGCGTTAAGGCTGTTTCTTTAGAAAGTTTTATCAATAAAAGCACCAGAGTTATGGTTATTCGTCCAATGTTTGCGAGCGACCCGCAAAAAGCCCGAAAAGCCGTTGAAAAAGCTCAAAGTCTAATAGGAAAAAGTTATGATTTTAGTGGGTTAGCTGGTTTAGGTAGTTCTGAACGCTATTATTGTACCGAGCTTGTAATAAAGGTTTATCAGCCCTTTGAAATAAAAATGCAAAATCCGATTCCTCCTATTATAAAACCCGGACAAATGTATCATTGGGGACGTATTGTCTTTGATTCAGGTGCGTTGTAA